One genomic region from Candidatus Rokuibacteriota bacterium encodes:
- a CDS encoding xanthine dehydrogenase family protein molybdopterin-binding subunit yields the protein LQDRVNSSNTYGFIAEVMAVEVDPETAAVKILRYVTVHDAGTLINPLIAEGQIYGGALHGLGGALYEELAYDADGQLLTGTFMDYLVPTASEAPTIDIGHVVSPSPFTTLGAKGLGESSSMTVPAVIANAVSDALAPLGVRITELPITPTRLWELMEAARKGNR from the coding sequence CTCCAGGACCGCGTGAACTCGTCGAACACCTACGGCTTCATCGCCGAGGTGATGGCGGTCGAGGTGGATCCGGAGACCGCGGCGGTCAAGATCCTCCGCTACGTGACCGTCCACGATGCGGGCACCCTGATCAACCCGCTGATCGCCGAGGGGCAGATCTACGGCGGCGCGCTCCACGGCCTCGGCGGGGCGCTGTACGAGGAGCTGGCCTACGACGCCGACGGCCAGCTCCTCACCGGCACGTTCATGGACTACCTGGTCCCCACCGCCAGCGAGGCGCCCACCATCGACATCGGCCACGTCGTCTCGCCCTCCCCGTTCACCACGCTCGGGGCCAAGGGGCTCGGCGAGTCCAGCTCCATGACGGTGCCGGCGGTGATCGCCAACGCGGTGAGCGACGCGCTGGCACCCCTCGGGGTCCGGATCACCGAGCTTCCGATCACGCCGACCCGGCTCTGGGAGCTCATGGAGGCAGCGCGAAAGGGCAACCGATGA